A genomic region of Janthinobacterium lividum contains the following coding sequences:
- the iscR gene encoding Fe-S cluster assembly transcriptional regulator IscR, which translates to MRLTTKGRFAVTAMIDLALRQGKGPVTLSGISQRQSISLSYLEQLFGKLRRHEIVESIRGPGGGYSLARRADKVTVADIIIAVDEPLDATQCGGKEHCHGADAATGARCMTHELWSTLNEKMVDYLDSVSLQDLVDQQRQKIAEQSVMVMHRNHAALG; encoded by the coding sequence ATGCGTCTGACTACAAAAGGCCGTTTTGCCGTGACAGCGATGATCGATCTTGCCCTGCGCCAGGGCAAGGGACCGGTCACCTTGTCCGGCATCAGCCAGCGCCAGTCGATTTCCCTGTCCTACCTGGAACAGCTGTTCGGCAAGCTGCGCCGGCATGAGATCGTCGAGTCGATCCGCGGTCCCGGCGGCGGCTACAGCCTGGCGCGCCGTGCAGACAAGGTGACGGTGGCCGACATCATCATCGCCGTCGACGAACCGCTGGACGCCACGCAGTGCGGCGGCAAGGAACATTGCCACGGCGCCGATGCGGCCACGGGTGCGCGCTGCATGACGCATGAATTGTGGTCCACACTCAACGAAAAAATGGTCGATTATCTGGATTCTGTGTCCTTGCAGGACCTGGTCGACCAGCAGAGACAAAAGATTGCCGAACAAAGCGTGATGGTGATGCACCGTAACCACGCCGCCCTCGGTTGA
- a CDS encoding NADAR family protein, with product MQISNVEELKAWIAAGGVPDYLYFWGHTPAQPQVADKSCFSQWFPSPFSLAGVTYATAEHYMMAQKAALFGDTAVQARIVAAERPSEVKKLGREVANFDAKVWEAARAGIVFDGNFAKFSQKAALRKFLLGTGERVIVEASPVDRIWGVGLASDNPRILDPASWDGLNLLGFELMKVRAALRG from the coding sequence ATGCAAATCAGTAACGTGGAAGAATTGAAGGCGTGGATCGCGGCGGGCGGCGTGCCCGACTATCTGTATTTCTGGGGCCACACGCCGGCGCAGCCGCAGGTGGCCGACAAAAGCTGCTTCAGCCAGTGGTTTCCGTCACCCTTCAGCCTGGCCGGCGTGACGTATGCGACGGCCGAGCACTACATGATGGCGCAAAAGGCGGCCCTGTTTGGCGACACGGCCGTCCAGGCGCGCATCGTGGCGGCCGAGCGGCCGTCGGAAGTGAAGAAGCTGGGACGCGAAGTGGCGAACTTTGACGCCAAAGTATGGGAAGCGGCACGTGCAGGTATCGTCTTCGATGGTAATTTTGCCAAGTTCTCGCAAAAGGCCGCGCTGCGCAAGTTCTTGCTGGGCACGGGCGAGCGCGTCATCGTCGAAGCCAGTCCCGTCGACCGCATCTGGGGCGTGGGCCTGGCCTCGGACAATCCGCGCATCCTGGACCCCGCCAGCTGGGACGGCTTGAACCTGCTGGGGTTTGAACTGATGAAGGTGCGTGCCGCCTTACGGGGCTGA
- a CDS encoding uracil-DNA glycosylase produces the protein MTATIVPASITDALSLAHASWRPILLRGLQAVMAADPAYLPALAIDDFLPTQGRLFAAFALPLAQVRYVLVGEGPYPRADSATGVCFMDGAVGSLWSATGLSKPVNRATSLRNFMKMLLVADGQLQGGDTSGVAMAPVAAAAQLPGSGVIQTLPDLQRKMTEQGFLLLNAALVFRSHVPPVQDARGWLPFLQVVLEALAQPGGAVTPQLVLWGKIAELIKRLPVAASLPQVTAEHPYNLSFIGNRDMQALFGPMQLLRA, from the coding sequence ATGACCGCAACAATCGTTCCTGCCAGCATCACCGATGCCCTGTCCCTGGCGCACGCTTCCTGGCGTCCCATCCTCCTGCGCGGCTTGCAGGCCGTGATGGCGGCCGACCCCGCCTACCTGCCGGCGCTGGCCATCGACGACTTCCTGCCTACGCAGGGCCGGCTGTTTGCCGCCTTTGCCTTGCCGCTGGCACAGGTGCGCTACGTGCTGGTGGGCGAGGGGCCGTATCCGCGCGCCGACAGCGCCACGGGCGTGTGCTTCATGGATGGCGCCGTCGGCAGCCTGTGGTCGGCGACGGGCCTGTCGAAGCCCGTCAACCGCGCCACGTCCCTGCGCAACTTCATGAAGATGCTGCTGGTGGCCGATGGCCAGTTGCAGGGTGGCGACACGTCCGGCGTGGCCATGGCGCCCGTGGCGGCCGCCGCGCAGCTGCCGGGCAGCGGCGTGATCCAGACCCTGCCCGACTTGCAGCGCAAGATGACGGAGCAGGGCTTCTTGCTGCTCAACGCGGCGCTGGTGTTCCGTTCCCACGTGCCGCCCGTGCAGGATGCGCGCGGCTGGCTGCCTTTCCTGCAGGTGGTGCTGGAAGCGCTGGCGCAGCCGGGCGGGGCGGTTACGCCGCAACTGGTGCTGTGGGGCAAGATCGCCGAGCTCATCAAACGCCTGCCGGTGGCCGCATCCTTGCCGCAGGTGACGGCGGAACATCCGTATAATCTGTCCTTTATCGGCAATCGTGACATGCAGGCCTTGTTTGGCCCGATGCAACTATTGCGTGCTTGA
- the maiA gene encoding maleylacetoacetate isomerase: MKLYTYFRSSAAYRVRIALNLKGIAYDSIAVHLLQDGGQQLLPAYRAVNPSALVPALDDGGAILTQSLAMLEYLDETRPAVPLLPADALGRARVRALALAIACDAHPLTNLRVLKYLKNTLGLSDEAKQEWYRHWMAEGLAAVEALLAQGDPAGTGLFCHGGSPTMADCCLVPQVFNAQRFAIDLAPYPRVARIHAHCTGLPAFAAAHPSQQPDAE; the protein is encoded by the coding sequence ATGAAGCTGTACACCTATTTCCGCAGTTCGGCCGCCTATCGGGTGCGCATCGCCCTCAATTTGAAGGGCATCGCCTACGACAGCATCGCCGTGCATCTGCTGCAGGACGGCGGCCAGCAACTGCTGCCAGCCTACCGCGCCGTCAACCCGTCGGCGCTGGTGCCGGCCCTCGATGACGGTGGCGCCATCCTGACGCAGTCGCTGGCGATGCTGGAATATCTGGACGAGACGCGGCCAGCCGTGCCGCTGCTGCCGGCCGATGCGCTGGGACGCGCCAGGGTGCGCGCGCTGGCGCTGGCCATCGCCTGCGATGCCCATCCGCTGACGAATCTGCGTGTTTTGAAATACCTGAAAAACACCCTGGGGCTGTCGGACGAGGCCAAGCAGGAGTGGTACCGCCACTGGATGGCCGAGGGACTTGCGGCCGTGGAAGCGCTGCTGGCGCAGGGCGACCCGGCCGGCACGGGCCTGTTCTGCCATGGTGGCAGCCCGACGATGGCCGACTGCTGCCTGGTGCCGCAGGTATTCAATGCACAGCGTTTCGCCATCGACCTGGCGCCGTACCCGCGCGTGGCGCGCATTCACGCGCATTGCACCGGCTTGCCTGCGTTTGCCGCCGCGCATCCGTCGCAGCAGCCTGACGCAGAATAA